Proteins encoded in a region of the Ruegeria sp. AD91A genome:
- a CDS encoding DegT/DnrJ/EryC1/StrS aminotransferase family protein, protein MTLPPNVHAAEPIPTAAKDAIDDLMQSGDLFRYTAPQDAPVALLEAEFAELLGTKYALAVSSCSAALFLSLKALDLPRDARVLIPGFTFAAVPSSIVHADFVPVLCEVGENYRIDIADFEAKLDNVQAVIISHMRGHTSDMDAIMALCDARNIPVIEDAAHSLGTTWHGRNIGTIGKVGCFSFQSYKMINAGEGGILITNDADLVARAVIMSGAYEHNWKKHKGPQGDNSPELEEAFARWQNKLPLYNLRLSNLSAAVIRPQIPELARRVRDGLANHDYVAGRLNTSPHIEVPAPLPPEQRAPDSIQFNLVGMQEHEIRAFAEATEARGVKVQVFGLSEDNARAFWNWKFLPETFDLPRTREMLMKACDVRLPVRLTRDELDVIADILLASVGEVTGPMPVYGT, encoded by the coding sequence ATGACGCTTCCACCAAACGTTCATGCCGCCGAACCCATCCCCACAGCCGCAAAAGATGCCATTGACGACCTGATGCAATCGGGCGATCTGTTCCGCTATACCGCACCGCAGGATGCCCCGGTGGCCCTGCTGGAGGCCGAGTTCGCGGAATTGTTGGGCACGAAATACGCCCTTGCGGTGTCGTCATGCTCGGCCGCGCTGTTTCTGTCGCTCAAGGCGCTTGATCTACCCCGCGATGCGCGTGTTCTGATCCCGGGCTTCACCTTCGCTGCCGTGCCGTCGTCAATCGTCCACGCCGATTTCGTTCCCGTTCTGTGCGAAGTGGGCGAAAACTACCGCATCGACATTGCCGATTTCGAAGCCAAACTGGACAACGTTCAGGCGGTCATCATCAGCCACATGCGTGGGCATACATCCGACATGGATGCGATCATGGCGTTGTGCGACGCTCGCAACATTCCTGTGATCGAGGATGCCGCGCATTCGCTGGGCACCACTTGGCACGGCCGCAATATCGGAACGATCGGAAAGGTCGGGTGTTTCTCGTTCCAATCCTACAAGATGATCAATGCCGGCGAAGGTGGCATCCTGATCACGAATGATGCAGATCTTGTCGCGCGGGCCGTCATCATGTCGGGAGCCTATGAACACAATTGGAAGAAACACAAAGGCCCGCAGGGCGACAACTCACCCGAACTGGAAGAGGCCTTTGCCCGCTGGCAGAACAAGCTGCCGCTGTACAACCTTCGCCTGAGCAACCTCAGCGCCGCCGTGATCCGCCCACAAATTCCGGAACTGGCGCGCCGCGTCCGCGATGGCCTGGCGAACCACGATTATGTGGCCGGTCGCCTGAACACCTCTCCCCATATCGAGGTTCCAGCCCCGCTGCCCCCCGAGCAGCGTGCGCCGGATTCGATCCAGTTCAATCTGGTCGGGATGCAGGAACATGAGATCCGCGCCTTTGCCGAAGCAACCGAGGCGCGCGGCGTCAAAGTTCAGGTGTTCGGCCTGAGTGAGGACAATGCCCGCGCCTTCTGGAACTGGAAGTTCCTTCCGGAAACTTTCGATCTGCCCAGGACACGCGAAATGCTGATGAAGGCGTGCGATGTTCGTCTGCCCGTGCGCCTGACGCGCGATGAGCTGGACGTGATTGCAGACATCCTGCTGGCATCGGTTGGCGAAGTGACCGGCCCGATGCCGGTTTATGGAACGTAA
- a CDS encoding LysR family transcriptional regulator, with translation MYDDRTISALLSLSRTLNFKSTARELDLSQPTLTRLIQKAERDADLVIFKRSGARIELTNAGQKVVELCRQQKISNDQFRKNIARAASGVDRVEIVCGPLTTLSLVAPALKMAEEDIQKVQVSVKVSADTDSEELSSGGSVDIFVGDLTHTASTDGLEIVKVSSKELVVVAPPGHPITKKGPVLFAEAFNYPIASPFLHKHWKSEFEAILVKAGIDPRWREIPAIETDDFSLIENLVRSGGYLSGGTKDLFSDAIKAGKLVQVNVKGAPSWNICIARKMNNERSSVEAIWKNLVQAALEISRSD, from the coding sequence ATGTATGACGACCGAACAATAAGTGCACTGTTGAGCCTCTCCAGAACACTGAACTTCAAATCCACCGCAAGAGAACTTGACCTGTCACAACCTACGTTGACGAGGCTCATACAGAAGGCCGAACGGGATGCAGACCTGGTCATATTTAAGCGTTCTGGTGCAAGGATTGAGCTGACTAACGCCGGACAGAAGGTTGTCGAACTTTGTAGGCAACAGAAAATTTCGAACGATCAGTTTCGCAAGAATATCGCGCGGGCGGCAAGCGGTGTAGATCGCGTAGAGATTGTATGCGGGCCTTTAACGACCCTGTCACTTGTTGCACCGGCGCTAAAGATGGCTGAAGAGGATATCCAAAAAGTTCAGGTGTCTGTCAAAGTTTCAGCAGATACGGACTCTGAGGAACTGTCGTCAGGCGGCAGTGTCGACATATTTGTCGGAGATCTGACTCATACAGCGTCCACAGATGGGTTAGAAATCGTAAAAGTATCATCAAAGGAATTGGTCGTTGTGGCGCCCCCTGGACACCCCATCACAAAAAAGGGGCCGGTATTATTTGCAGAGGCATTCAACTATCCCATTGCATCGCCATTCCTACACAAACACTGGAAATCTGAATTTGAAGCAATCTTGGTCAAAGCCGGAATTGATCCAAGATGGAGAGAGATACCTGCCATAGAGACAGATGACTTTTCGCTCATTGAGAACTTGGTTCGGTCAGGTGGATACTTGAGTGGCGGCACAAAAGACTTGTTCTCCGACGCCATCAAGGCTGGCAAGCTAGTCCAGGTGAACGTCAAAGGAGCTCCAAGTTGGAACATATGCATCGCTCGCAAAATGAACAATGAGAGGTCGTCTGTAGAGGCAATTTGGAAAAATCTGGTGCAGGCAGCTCTTGAGATCTCCAGGTCCGACTGA
- a CDS encoding phasin family protein: MAKTQDFTAIMKDMMGAFPVDTTAMEGAFKSTASLNEKLSGVALEAAEKSAEISNKWTKDTLAKLSEMSKAKAEPADYAKAATDFASASAEVAAENMAAFAEIAKKVQTETVELLMAAGKDVAEETTAAVKKATNEVTTAAKKAATAK; the protein is encoded by the coding sequence ATGGCAAAGACCCAAGATTTTACCGCGATCATGAAAGACATGATGGGTGCATTCCCGGTGGACACCACCGCAATGGAAGGCGCATTCAAATCGACCGCTTCGCTGAACGAGAAGCTGTCGGGCGTTGCTCTGGAAGCTGCTGAGAAATCGGCCGAGATCTCGAACAAATGGACCAAGGACACCCTGGCCAAGCTGAGCGAGATGTCTAAAGCCAAGGCAGAGCCTGCTGATTATGCAAAAGCCGCAACCGACTTCGCAAGCGCGTCGGCTGAAGTTGCTGCTGAAAACATGGCCGCTTTTGCTGAGATCGCGAAAAAAGTTCAGACCGAAACGGTTGAACTGCTGATGGCTGCTGGCAAAGACGTTGCGGAAGAAACAACCGCCGCCGTCAAAAAAGCGACCAACGAGGTCACCACTGCAGCCAAGAAAGCTGCAACTGCAAAGTAA
- a CDS encoding DUF4345 domain-containing protein, with protein MSLAQLLLLISSVGLVPIALSYGAKPKLTMKLLYGADINDNIAHILRAVMGLYFAVIASWIIGIANPAFTDTSLIILVVFMFGLAGGRVLSLFAEGRVHFLLHVYMALEILIGTAGYYLLSK; from the coding sequence TTGTCTCTCGCTCAATTACTGCTTCTCATATCGTCCGTCGGTCTAGTCCCTATAGCTCTAAGCTATGGCGCAAAACCCAAACTCACGATGAAGCTCCTGTATGGTGCCGACATTAACGACAATATTGCGCATATACTGCGTGCCGTAATGGGTCTTTATTTTGCGGTTATTGCCTCTTGGATAATAGGTATTGCTAATCCGGCATTCACCGATACGTCCCTGATCATTCTCGTGGTTTTTATGTTCGGTTTGGCCGGCGGGCGGGTGCTAAGCCTATTTGCGGAAGGCCGCGTGCACTTTCTTTTGCATGTCTATATGGCGCTTGAAATATTGATTGGCACCGCGGGCTATTACCTACTTTCAAAGTGA
- a CDS encoding arylsulfatase, whose translation MAKLMPLIFTVFSTQIVMADERPNILLILGDDMGFADIGPFGSEIETPTLDELASEGLKFTNFRATPVCSVSRSEILTGANNIQVGLAAFDYAVYPDAEGKPGYEGYLTDNAVTIAQLLQDAGYNTYTTGKWHLGHPTRNTGKGPQSWGFDRSYGIYVGGSNHWNQEVMLPDEKDPATAEAVEKGQIPKISQEEFHEDDRLVTRPDGVYSNDLYTSKMIEYLEGGRGSGKPFFAYMAFTTAHFPIQAPAELIDKYYEMYLELGYEGLREKRYDTLIKHGVISPSSKYHDGKEDNSDNLVVPWSSLSDEQQKYQAKIMATYAAMIDSQDQHIKKLFDYLDSIGELDNTLIIYLTDNGPEGTDFRGKLSNPLLSKWVEANFDQSLKAIGSADALWQIGTTWANSTTGVLTFWKAYVSEGGVRVPFMIKPPLGYEFAHLGQSTNAVTSIKDVPMTILDYAGVQADGPRYDAPNMVKPSGVSMRDFVEGKQNYVRNEDQWVAFELFGNTYVIKGNHKAVRIRTGMFGSGEWHLYDIVADPGETTPIEEQFPGKLEQLKKIYQGYADEMGIVPVAEDWNPWTVVGK comes from the coding sequence ATGGCAAAGCTGATGCCACTTATTTTCACTGTGTTTTCAACGCAAATCGTAATGGCGGATGAGCGCCCCAATATTCTATTGATCTTAGGCGATGACATGGGTTTCGCAGATATTGGGCCCTTCGGCTCCGAGATTGAGACACCGACGCTGGATGAACTTGCTTCGGAAGGACTCAAGTTTACTAACTTTCGCGCGACTCCTGTTTGCTCCGTCTCGCGCTCTGAGATCCTGACAGGTGCAAACAACATTCAGGTTGGCTTGGCGGCCTTTGACTATGCCGTTTACCCGGATGCTGAAGGAAAGCCAGGCTATGAAGGCTATTTGACCGACAATGCTGTCACTATCGCTCAATTATTGCAGGACGCAGGATATAACACCTACACCACAGGTAAGTGGCACCTTGGGCATCCCACCCGAAACACCGGCAAAGGTCCGCAATCCTGGGGTTTTGATCGTAGCTACGGGATTTACGTCGGCGGCTCCAATCATTGGAACCAAGAGGTCATGCTTCCTGATGAAAAAGACCCTGCAACAGCAGAAGCAGTAGAGAAGGGGCAAATTCCCAAAATATCTCAAGAGGAATTCCATGAAGACGACCGTTTGGTAACTCGCCCTGACGGGGTGTACTCAAACGACCTATACACTTCAAAAATGATCGAATACTTGGAGGGTGGTCGCGGATCTGGCAAACCTTTCTTTGCCTATATGGCTTTCACAACGGCCCACTTCCCAATCCAAGCACCAGCAGAGCTTATCGATAAATACTACGAAATGTATCTGGAGCTGGGGTACGAAGGATTGAGGGAAAAACGTTATGACACGCTTATAAAGCATGGCGTGATCTCTCCGTCCTCAAAGTACCATGATGGTAAAGAAGACAATTCTGATAATCTTGTTGTACCTTGGTCATCACTGTCGGATGAGCAGCAAAAATACCAAGCAAAGATCATGGCGACCTACGCCGCAATGATTGACTCGCAGGATCAGCACATCAAGAAACTATTCGATTACCTCGATTCCATCGGCGAGCTCGATAACACCCTGATCATTTACCTTACCGACAATGGACCGGAAGGGACGGACTTCCGCGGCAAGTTAAGCAATCCACTATTGAGCAAGTGGGTAGAAGCAAACTTTGACCAAAGTCTTAAGGCCATAGGATCGGCCGACGCACTTTGGCAAATCGGAACAACGTGGGCGAACTCTACGACGGGTGTTTTGACTTTCTGGAAAGCCTATGTTTCCGAAGGCGGAGTGCGAGTTCCTTTCATGATCAAACCACCTTTGGGCTATGAATTTGCCCACTTAGGTCAGAGCACAAATGCTGTTACGAGCATCAAGGACGTTCCTATGACAATCTTGGATTACGCCGGTGTTCAGGCTGATGGCCCAAGGTACGACGCCCCCAATATGGTGAAACCCTCTGGTGTCTCAATGAGGGACTTCGTTGAAGGCAAACAAAACTATGTTCGAAATGAAGATCAGTGGGTCGCCTTTGAGCTTTTTGGAAACACATATGTAATCAAAGGAAATCATAAAGCAGTTCGCATTCGCACTGGTATGTTTGGATCTGGCGAATGGCATCTTTACGACATCGTCGCTGATCCGGGTGAGACTACACCAATTGAGGAACAGTTTCCAGGAAAGCTCGAACAGTTGAAAAAAATCTATCAAGGCTATGCTGACGAGATGGGTATTGTTCCGGTGGCGGAGGATTGGAACCCGTGGACCGTCGTGGGTAAATAA
- a CDS encoding alpha/beta hydrolase: MTTSEGQMPDVSEEHIERIKENMEKVEQLSKRLIEIMASKKPHTPALDGPNQELFARAATAYWAEAWQNPAKLLEQQIEFWGKSVLNFAEAQKTLTSAEDENELAKSGDKRFSNPLWEKNPYFRLIRQQYQTNAEAIAQAVSSVDDLDAKDKRRLQYFSQQIIDMMAPTNFLATNPDALQKAVETEGQSLVKGLENLVSDLEANDGELVVKLADESAFKVGGNLATTPGEVVYRNRMMELIQYKPVTETVYETPIILFPPWINKFYILDLKAQNSMIKWITEQGYTLFVVSWVNPDESYAETGMEDYVQDGFLTAIETAKKICKVRQVNAVGYCIAGTTLSLTLSLLKQRGDKSVKSATLFTALTDFSDQGEFTPFLQNDFIDGIEEEVNKEGVLRSWIMARTMSFLRSRDLVYGPAIRSYMMGEVPPAFDLLYWNGDGANLPAKMAVEYLRGLCQRNEFATDGFELMGHKLKLEDVDVPLMAITCETDHIAAWKDCYRGVQKIGSRSKTFVVSESGHIAGIVNPPSKKKYGHYTNPDMKPDASTWLKEADFHEGSWWPMWDAWLKKRSGKQVPAREPGDSKHPILSPAPGTYVVAKPNG; encoded by the coding sequence ATGACAACTAGCGAAGGCCAAATGCCAGACGTGTCCGAAGAACATATTGAACGAATTAAAGAAAATATGGAAAAGGTCGAGCAGCTCTCGAAGCGCCTGATCGAGATTATGGCGTCAAAAAAGCCGCACACCCCTGCGCTGGACGGCCCGAATCAAGAGCTTTTTGCACGAGCAGCAACGGCGTATTGGGCCGAGGCATGGCAAAACCCCGCCAAGTTATTGGAGCAGCAAATAGAATTCTGGGGAAAGTCGGTTTTGAACTTTGCCGAAGCGCAGAAAACGCTAACCTCAGCAGAAGACGAAAACGAGCTGGCCAAATCGGGTGACAAGCGGTTTTCCAATCCCCTTTGGGAAAAAAACCCGTATTTCCGCCTGATCCGCCAGCAATATCAGACAAATGCAGAAGCCATTGCTCAGGCAGTTTCGTCGGTAGATGATCTGGATGCCAAAGACAAACGACGCCTGCAATATTTCTCGCAACAGATCATTGACATGATGGCGCCGACGAATTTTCTGGCGACCAATCCGGATGCCCTGCAAAAAGCAGTCGAGACCGAAGGTCAATCGCTGGTCAAGGGGTTGGAGAATCTGGTTTCAGACCTTGAGGCCAATGACGGCGAGTTGGTCGTGAAACTGGCAGATGAAAGCGCGTTCAAGGTTGGCGGAAACCTGGCGACAACGCCGGGTGAGGTCGTGTATCGCAACCGGATGATGGAACTGATTCAATACAAGCCGGTGACCGAAACGGTTTACGAAACACCCATCATTCTTTTCCCGCCCTGGATCAACAAGTTCTATATTCTGGATCTGAAAGCCCAGAACAGCATGATCAAATGGATCACTGAGCAGGGCTATACACTGTTTGTCGTGAGCTGGGTTAACCCGGATGAAAGCTATGCCGAAACCGGCATGGAGGATTATGTCCAAGACGGTTTCCTGACGGCAATCGAGACGGCGAAGAAGATCTGCAAGGTCAGACAGGTCAACGCTGTGGGCTATTGCATCGCAGGCACAACGTTGAGCCTGACTTTGTCCTTACTGAAGCAGCGCGGAGACAAGTCCGTCAAGTCGGCAACTCTGTTTACGGCACTGACGGATTTTTCCGATCAGGGTGAGTTCACGCCATTCCTGCAAAACGACTTCATCGACGGAATCGAAGAAGAAGTGAACAAGGAAGGCGTTCTGCGGTCGTGGATCATGGCGCGCACCATGTCGTTCCTGCGATCACGCGACCTAGTTTATGGTCCAGCCATTCGCAGCTACATGATGGGAGAGGTGCCTCCGGCATTTGATTTGCTCTACTGGAACGGCGATGGTGCTAACCTGCCGGCAAAAATGGCCGTGGAATATCTGCGAGGTCTCTGCCAGCGCAACGAATTCGCCACCGACGGTTTTGAGTTGATGGGGCACAAGCTGAAACTCGAAGACGTGGATGTGCCTCTGATGGCCATCACCTGCGAAACGGACCACATCGCGGCATGGAAAGACTGTTACCGCGGCGTGCAGAAAATTGGCTCGCGGTCCAAGACCTTCGTGGTTTCAGAATCGGGTCATATTGCGGGCATCGTGAACCCGCCCAGCAAGAAAAAGTATGGCCACTATACCAACCCGGATATGAAGCCGGACGCTAGCACCTGGCTGAAAGAAGCTGATTTTCACGAGGGGTCCTGGTGGCCCATGTGGGACGCTTGGTTGAAGAAGCGGTCCGGAAAGCAGGTTCCGGCACGCGAACCGGGCGATTCGAAGCACCCCATCCTTTCCCCCGCACCTGGAACCTATGTTGTTGCCAAGCCAAACGGCTGA
- the phaZ gene encoding polyhydroxyalkanoate depolymerase yields MRYMMTYDLMESMRNTNQWLGATASAMASYPLFSMTPNPAFSWMAAWGEVTERTFQRMVVKPDWGIRTFTCEDGKDHLVEITTVLERPFGDLVHFRVNGREEQPRKVLLVAPMSGHYATLLRSTVKSLLVNCEVYITDWHNARDIPVSAGKFDVEDYTLYLVDFMKELGPDTHVVAVCQPAPLTLAATAYLAEVEPKAQPSTLTLIGGPVDPDATPTDVTDFGRRVTMGQLEETMIQRVGFKYKGVGRMVYPGLLQLASFMSMNADRHSKAFSDQIQRVTRNEASDLDAHNRFYDEYLAVMDMTAEFYLSTVERVFKNREIARNEFVVAGHKVDIGKITDVAVKSVEGANDDISAPGQCIAALDLCTGLPDSKKASHVEPGAGHYGIFAGRSWRDNIRPLVIDFMNENSRKKRRRAANSNKVA; encoded by the coding sequence ATGCGCTATATGATGACCTACGACCTCATGGAGTCCATGCGTAACACCAACCAGTGGCTTGGTGCAACCGCAAGCGCGATGGCGTCCTACCCGCTGTTTTCCATGACACCCAACCCGGCGTTCAGCTGGATGGCCGCATGGGGCGAAGTGACTGAACGGACCTTCCAGCGAATGGTTGTCAAACCTGACTGGGGCATTCGAACCTTCACCTGCGAAGACGGCAAGGATCATCTGGTCGAGATCACGACTGTTCTGGAACGCCCCTTTGGCGATCTGGTTCATTTCCGTGTCAACGGCCGGGAAGAACAACCGCGCAAGGTCCTGCTGGTTGCGCCCATGTCCGGCCACTATGCCACGCTTCTACGCTCGACCGTCAAAAGCCTGCTGGTCAATTGTGAGGTTTACATCACCGATTGGCATAACGCGCGCGATATTCCTGTGTCTGCAGGCAAGTTCGATGTCGAGGATTACACTCTCTACCTTGTGGATTTCATGAAGGAACTCGGGCCGGACACGCATGTCGTGGCGGTGTGTCAGCCCGCCCCGCTGACATTGGCGGCCACTGCCTATCTGGCCGAGGTGGAACCCAAGGCTCAACCCAGTACTCTGACACTGATTGGCGGGCCGGTGGACCCGGACGCAACTCCGACTGACGTTACCGACTTTGGACGACGTGTCACGATGGGTCAGCTGGAAGAGACCATGATTCAACGGGTCGGCTTCAAGTACAAAGGTGTCGGGCGTATGGTCTATCCCGGCCTGCTGCAACTGGCCTCGTTCATGTCGATGAACGCCGATCGCCACTCCAAGGCGTTTTCCGATCAGATTCAACGCGTTACCCGCAACGAAGCCTCGGATCTGGATGCGCATAACCGTTTCTATGATGAATACCTTGCGGTCATGGACATGACGGCCGAATTCTATCTGTCGACGGTCGAACGCGTCTTCAAGAACCGCGAGATTGCGCGCAACGAATTTGTTGTCGCTGGCCACAAGGTTGATATCGGCAAGATTACCGACGTTGCGGTGAAATCGGTCGAAGGTGCGAATGACGATATCTCGGCCCCCGGTCAATGCATTGCTGCACTGGACCTGTGCACCGGCTTGCCAGACAGCAAAAAAGCCAGCCACGTAGAGCCGGGCGCCGGCCATTATGGCATCTTCGCAGGCCGCAGCTGGCGCGACAACATCCGCCCGCTTGTGATTGATTTCATGAACGAAAACAGCCGCAAGAAACGCCGCCGCGCAGCGAATAGCAACAAGGTCGCCTGA
- the phaR gene encoding polyhydroxyalkanoate synthesis repressor PhaR, which produces MSDQEKPLLIKRYASRRLYNTETSDYVTLEDIAGFIRDGREVQIIDLKTGDDLTRQYLLQIIAEHESRGENVLPVNVLNDLVRSYMLPGGGMMPQFLQSSFEMLRESQSKMVENMSAMNPMSQMPGFDALQAQQQAFLKAMTGGLSGGWSGPDKDEGKSEPKEDLEDIKKQLAELQQKLSKLN; this is translated from the coding sequence GTGTCGGACCAAGAAAAACCGCTGCTGATCAAGCGCTATGCCAGCCGTCGGCTGTATAACACCGAGACCAGCGATTACGTGACGCTCGAAGATATCGCGGGGTTCATCCGTGACGGGCGCGAAGTACAGATCATTGATCTGAAAACCGGCGATGACCTGACGCGCCAGTATCTTCTGCAAATCATTGCCGAACATGAAAGCCGCGGTGAGAATGTGCTGCCGGTGAATGTACTGAACGATCTGGTCCGTAGCTATATGCTTCCGGGTGGGGGCATGATGCCTCAGTTCCTGCAAAGCTCGTTCGAGATGCTGCGGGAAAGTCAGAGCAAGATGGTGGAAAACATGAGTGCCATGAACCCGATGTCTCAGATGCCGGGTTTTGATGCATTGCAGGCGCAGCAGCAGGCTTTCCTGAAGGCGATGACCGGTGGGCTGTCAGGCGGATGGTCCGGTCCGGACAAGGACGAGGGAAAGTCTGAACCGAAAGAGGATCTGGAGGACATCAAGAAGCAGCTGGCGGAATTGCAGCAAAAACTGTCTAAGCTGAACTGA